A region of Streptomyces deccanensis DNA encodes the following proteins:
- a CDS encoding AMP-binding protein yields MTTSGIAMTASGTSFLDGGPAVPAEVADLGEALVRAAERDDDTEQRIRFIGADGKEEGRTYRRLLDDAARMLAGLRAAGVRAGETVVLQVADDPELLTAFWACVLGGFVPMPVNAGATADQRAAAPELLRRVWDGYGAPRVVTGVDQQLAPEVMADPRWEGAWLGSTRDLLTHAPDRSRHRADADDPAVRLLTSGSTGVPKAVVLSHRNVLSRTAATARVNRLNDRTRTFNWMPLDHVGGLVMFHARDVYLGCHQVHARFEWVLGDPLRWLTAMDRHRSDTTWAPNFAFGLINDQANRVEEQSWDLSCVRYIMNGGEAVRSGVVRRFMEVLAPFGLRSDAMYPGWGMSETSAGVADCEFSAVDAGDERYVPVGRPQPGTSLRVVDERNELVPPGVTGRLQVTGATVTSGYYRNDEQNRQSFTSDGWFKSGDLAYVQNGILTVTGRADDVIQLDGVTYHGHEIEAVVEELDCVAPSYTVACAVSAADGKGEELAVFFHPREGVDTAEAEGLVRGRVAEAFGVGLAHVVPVTKEDVPKTGIGKLRRAQLRQRFEESQEAEHTDAAATRA; encoded by the coding sequence ATGACGACCTCCGGAATCGCGATGACCGCGAGCGGCACGTCGTTCCTCGACGGCGGGCCCGCCGTTCCCGCTGAGGTGGCCGACCTCGGCGAGGCGCTCGTACGGGCGGCGGAGCGCGACGACGACACCGAGCAGCGGATCCGGTTCATCGGCGCGGACGGCAAGGAGGAGGGAAGGACGTACCGGCGGCTGCTGGACGACGCAGCGCGCATGCTCGCGGGCCTCCGCGCGGCGGGCGTCCGCGCAGGGGAGACCGTCGTCCTCCAGGTGGCCGACGACCCCGAGCTGCTGACCGCCTTCTGGGCCTGCGTCCTGGGTGGATTCGTCCCGATGCCCGTCAATGCCGGTGCCACCGCCGACCAGCGCGCGGCGGCGCCCGAACTGCTGCGGCGTGTGTGGGACGGCTACGGCGCGCCCCGGGTCGTCACTGGAGTCGACCAGCAACTGGCTCCGGAGGTCATGGCCGATCCGCGCTGGGAGGGGGCGTGGCTCGGGAGCACCCGCGACCTGCTCACGCACGCTCCCGATCGGAGCCGGCACCGGGCCGACGCCGATGATCCGGCCGTGCGGCTGTTGACCTCGGGGAGCACCGGCGTGCCGAAGGCCGTGGTGCTCAGCCACCGCAACGTGCTCAGCCGCACCGCGGCCACTGCCCGGGTGAACCGGCTGAACGACCGGACCCGCACCTTCAACTGGATGCCCCTGGACCATGTGGGCGGCCTCGTCATGTTCCACGCCCGCGACGTCTACCTCGGCTGCCACCAGGTGCACGCCCGCTTCGAGTGGGTCCTCGGCGACCCGCTGCGCTGGCTCACCGCCATGGACAGGCACCGCTCGGACACCACCTGGGCGCCGAACTTCGCCTTCGGGCTCATCAACGACCAGGCGAACAGGGTCGAGGAGCAGTCCTGGGACCTCTCCTGCGTGCGCTACATCATGAATGGCGGTGAGGCTGTGCGCAGCGGAGTGGTCCGCCGCTTCATGGAGGTGCTCGCGCCCTTCGGACTGCGGTCGGACGCCATGTACCCGGGCTGGGGAATGTCGGAGACCTCCGCCGGGGTGGCCGACTGCGAGTTCTCCGCTGTCGACGCCGGGGACGAGCGTTATGTTCCCGTGGGGCGGCCGCAGCCCGGCACCTCACTGCGGGTGGTGGACGAGCGCAACGAACTGGTGCCGCCCGGCGTCACGGGCCGGCTCCAGGTCACCGGCGCCACCGTGACCTCCGGCTACTACCGCAACGACGAGCAGAACCGGCAGTCGTTCACCTCCGACGGCTGGTTCAAGTCCGGCGATCTCGCCTACGTCCAGAACGGGATCCTGACGGTGACCGGGCGGGCCGACGACGTCATCCAGCTCGACGGCGTCACCTATCACGGCCACGAGATCGAGGCCGTGGTGGAAGAACTCGACTGCGTCGCGCCTTCGTACACCGTGGCGTGCGCGGTGAGCGCGGCCGACGGGAAGGGCGAGGAGCTCGCGGTCTTCTTCCATCCGCGTGAGGGTGTGGACACCGCCGAGGCCGAGGGGCTGGTGCGGGGCCGGGTGGCGGAGGCCTTTGGGGTCGGTCTCGCGCACGTCGTGCCGGTGACCAAGGAAGACGTGCCCAAGACCGGCATCGGCAAGCTCCGCAGGGCGCAACTGCGGCAGCGGTTCGAGGAGTCGCAGGAGGCCGAGCACACCGACGCTGCGGCCACGCGCGCCTGA
- a CDS encoding cytochrome P450 family protein: MDRRGQCPFVIDADGSDIHGEITRIRARGPAAQVELPGGVVVWSVTDGELIRSLLLDPRVSKDAYRHWPAWINGEIPGDWPLGIWVSVQNMVTAYGADHTRQRKPVATAFTQRRIAALRPRIQRIADDLLDALAAEPPGQPLDLRDKFAHPLPNDVMCELFGIPEEYRAGLHGIIKGFFRTSASAQEAQANGYALYTTISDFLVHKRQNPGDDLTCDLIAVRDEDGASLTEKELADNLILLYTAGYETTVNLLDHAVHALLRHPEQLELVRLGKADWDDVIEEALRHEPPGAHAILRYAVEDIGLGDVVIPKGDAIMISYAAAGRDPSRHGDSADRFDITRPTRREHISFGHGVHHCLGAPLARLEASIALSSLFERFPDLALAHPERQAEPQRSFISNGHQNLMVVLSRQAAFV; the protein is encoded by the coding sequence ATGGACCGCAGAGGGCAGTGCCCCTTCGTCATCGATGCCGACGGGAGCGACATCCATGGCGAGATCACCCGGATACGCGCTCGGGGGCCGGCGGCACAGGTGGAACTCCCGGGCGGCGTGGTCGTCTGGTCGGTCACCGACGGCGAACTGATCCGGAGCCTCCTCCTGGACCCGCGGGTGTCCAAGGACGCCTACCGGCACTGGCCGGCCTGGATCAATGGTGAGATCCCCGGGGACTGGCCCCTGGGCATCTGGGTGTCCGTCCAGAACATGGTCACCGCCTACGGCGCCGACCACACCCGGCAGCGCAAGCCGGTGGCCACGGCCTTCACCCAGCGCCGGATCGCCGCCCTGAGACCGCGAATCCAGCGCATAGCCGACGACCTCCTCGACGCTCTGGCCGCCGAGCCGCCCGGCCAACCGCTGGACCTGCGTGACAAGTTCGCGCACCCACTGCCGAACGACGTGATGTGCGAGTTGTTCGGAATCCCCGAGGAGTACCGCGCCGGACTCCACGGGATCATCAAGGGCTTCTTCCGTACCTCTGCCTCCGCACAGGAGGCGCAGGCCAACGGATATGCCCTCTACACCACGATCTCCGACTTCCTCGTCCACAAGCGCCAGAACCCGGGTGACGACCTCACCTGCGATTTGATCGCCGTGCGCGACGAGGACGGCGCCAGCCTCACCGAGAAGGAACTGGCGGACAATCTCATCCTGCTGTACACGGCTGGATACGAGACCACCGTCAACCTCCTCGACCACGCTGTCCACGCCTTGCTGCGTCACCCGGAGCAACTCGAGCTGGTCCGGCTGGGGAAGGCCGACTGGGACGACGTGATCGAGGAGGCGCTGCGCCACGAACCGCCGGGCGCCCACGCGATCCTGCGCTACGCCGTCGAGGACATCGGCCTCGGTGACGTGGTGATCCCGAAGGGGGACGCGATCATGATCTCCTACGCCGCGGCGGGACGGGACCCGTCACGGCACGGTGACAGCGCGGACCGTTTCGACATCACCAGGCCCACTCGGCGGGAGCACATCTCCTTCGGCCACGGCGTCCACCACTGCCTGGGCGCACCGCTGGCCAGGCTGGAGGCGTCGATCGCGCTGAGCTCCCTCTTCGAGCGGTTCCCGGACCTGGCGCTCGCCCATCCCGAACGGCAGGCCGAGCCGCAGCGGTCGTTCATCTCCAACGGCCACCAGAATCTGATGGTCGTCCTGAGCCGTCAGGCGGCCTTCGTCTGA
- a CDS encoding MFS transporter yields the protein MCAAFFLDALDNIMVGIAVPPIQSDLGMSTESVQWVVSSYVLGFGGFLLLGGRMADLLGRRRMFLMGVAIFAVGSLVGGLTNEGLVVIIARFVMGIGAAFTAPASLSIIITNFAEGPQRNRAVGIYTACGAVGYSTGVIVGGALTEISWRWTFLLPVAVAILAFVGALVLVPRDPRTNLSGSKFDVTGAVSVTAAMLLFVYSIVEAPNAGWTSPRTLGTFAAAIVLLCLFVVVERRAAQPLLRLGLLRNRALVGASLVAAAILGTYMSFQFIGGLYLQSLRAWSPMEMALAFLPIGLLIMTIAPRAGKLIARFGIQWMIFAGFVAYTASYLLFLRIDETSSYLWVILPSIVLIGIAFPFSFPAANVQATNGVQDSEQGLAAGVLQTGYQVGAAIVLAIVTATMAADGEGKETSATLSDYHSGLYVVTAISVATMVLTLVAALRASSRRRAEAAATTS from the coding sequence GTGTGTGCGGCATTCTTCCTGGACGCCCTCGACAACATCATGGTCGGCATCGCGGTTCCGCCGATCCAGTCGGACCTGGGAATGAGCACCGAGTCCGTGCAGTGGGTGGTCAGTTCCTACGTCCTGGGCTTCGGCGGATTCCTGCTGCTCGGCGGACGTATGGCGGACCTGCTGGGCCGACGCCGCATGTTCCTGATGGGTGTGGCCATCTTCGCCGTGGGATCCCTGGTCGGCGGTCTGACCAATGAGGGACTCGTGGTGATCATCGCCCGGTTCGTCATGGGTATCGGTGCCGCGTTCACCGCACCGGCCAGCCTGTCCATCATCATCACCAACTTCGCCGAGGGCCCTCAGCGCAACCGTGCGGTCGGCATCTACACCGCGTGCGGCGCCGTCGGTTACTCCACCGGTGTCATCGTCGGCGGTGCCCTCACCGAGATCAGTTGGCGCTGGACCTTCCTGCTTCCGGTCGCCGTGGCGATCCTCGCCTTCGTCGGCGCGCTGGTACTGGTGCCGCGTGACCCGCGCACCAACCTCAGCGGCAGCAAGTTCGACGTCACCGGCGCCGTCAGTGTCACCGCCGCGATGCTGCTGTTCGTGTACAGCATCGTCGAGGCGCCCAACGCCGGCTGGACCTCCCCCCGCACCCTGGGCACCTTCGCCGCCGCGATCGTCCTGCTCTGCCTCTTCGTCGTCGTCGAGCGCCGCGCCGCCCAGCCTCTGCTCCGCCTGGGACTGCTGCGCAACCGCGCCCTGGTCGGCGCGAGCCTGGTCGCCGCGGCCATCCTCGGGACCTACATGAGCTTCCAGTTCATCGGCGGTCTGTACCTGCAGTCGCTGCGCGCATGGTCGCCGATGGAGATGGCCCTGGCCTTCCTGCCCATCGGCCTGCTGATCATGACGATCGCCCCCCGTGCCGGAAAGCTGATCGCCCGGTTCGGCATCCAGTGGATGATCTTCGCAGGCTTCGTCGCCTACACCGCGTCGTACCTGCTCTTCCTGCGCATCGACGAGACCTCCTCCTACCTCTGGGTCATCCTGCCCAGCATCGTGCTCATCGGTATCGCCTTCCCCTTCTCCTTCCCCGCCGCCAACGTCCAGGCGACCAACGGCGTGCAGGACTCCGAACAGGGCCTGGCGGCCGGTGTGCTACAGACGGGTTACCAGGTCGGCGCGGCGATCGTCCTCGCCATCGTCACCGCCACCATGGCGGCCGACGGCGAGGGGAAGGAGACGTCCGCGACGCTGTCCGACTACCACTCCGGCCTCTACGTGGTCACCGCCATCTCCGTCGCCACCATGGTGCTCACGCTCGTCGCGGCGCTCCGTGCCTCGTCGCGGCGCCGGGCGGAGGCGGCTGCGACCACCTCATAG
- a CDS encoding NAD-dependent epimerase/dehydratase family protein has translation MPQPTVLITGGAGFVGGHVVRRLLASGGTAHAGAVRLLLHDRGVTVPDGAPTETVHGDLCDPDSLRGLCDGVDTLVHLAAQVGGDMERCLAVNVGGTEALLAEATRAGVRRIIQLGTAAVYGDGPHRGEAESVLPTAPVSPTSVTRLAAEKSVLAAGGLVLRPHLVYGEGDTWVIPSLVALLRRVPHWVNAGRARTSVIAVEDLAAAVAALVRSRAPLPSGRVLHANQPEPVRVRDLITTVTRALDLPLPRGEISTHRALELLDALDDPAGARRLSLLAVDHWYDGSALWRLTGTDPGPGFAARFARHAPGTGPPWRPRRPRGPGRRPEPSDRGGRTAQDDRQTKAA, from the coding sequence ATGCCGCAGCCGACCGTACTGATCACCGGAGGGGCGGGCTTCGTCGGCGGACACGTGGTACGCCGACTCCTCGCCTCCGGCGGCACCGCGCACGCCGGCGCGGTGCGCCTCCTACTCCACGACCGTGGGGTCACGGTCCCTGACGGTGCGCCGACGGAGACCGTCCACGGCGACCTGTGCGATCCGGACTCCCTCCGAGGCCTGTGCGACGGCGTGGACACGCTGGTCCACCTCGCCGCGCAGGTCGGCGGCGACATGGAACGATGCCTCGCCGTCAACGTCGGCGGCACCGAGGCGTTGCTCGCCGAGGCGACCCGGGCAGGCGTCCGCCGAATCATCCAGTTGGGCACCGCCGCCGTCTACGGCGACGGCCCCCACCGGGGCGAGGCGGAGTCCGTGCTGCCGACCGCCCCGGTCTCTCCCACCAGCGTGACGCGGCTTGCCGCCGAGAAAAGCGTGCTGGCGGCGGGCGGTCTGGTACTCCGTCCTCATCTGGTCTACGGGGAGGGGGACACCTGGGTGATCCCCTCCCTGGTAGCCCTGCTGCGCCGCGTCCCCCACTGGGTGAACGCCGGGCGGGCGCGCACGTCCGTGATCGCCGTGGAGGATCTGGCCGCCGCCGTGGCCGCGCTGGTGCGCAGCCGGGCGCCCCTGCCGTCCGGCCGGGTCCTGCACGCGAACCAGCCCGAGCCGGTACGGGTCCGGGACCTGATCACCACCGTGACACGGGCGCTGGACCTGCCCCTGCCCCGGGGCGAGATCTCGACGCACCGGGCGCTGGAGCTGCTCGACGCCCTCGACGATCCCGCCGGTGCGCGCCGGTTGTCGCTTCTCGCGGTCGACCACTGGTACGACGGTTCGGCGCTGTGGCGGCTGACCGGCACCGACCCAGGCCCGGGATTCGCGGCGCGCTTCGCGCGCCACGCCCCTGGTACCGGGCCGCCCTGGCGGCCGCGTCGACCACGAGGACCCGGCCGGCGTCCTGAGCCGTCGGACCGGGGCGGCCGGACGGCTCAGGACGACCGTCAGACGAAGGCCGCCTGA
- a CDS encoding ScbA/BarX family gamma-butyrolactone biosynthesis protein — translation MNRTPVTDGPRAADMPERAEEPIGSEPAGGVPKDLVHRAHTADVLLTAWEDLGDGLFTVRAKWPGTHDFFAPLHGKHDPVLIVETLRQSAILLCHAAFAVPLDHHFHMEDLHYRSHPEFLDVPDGTTELHLDVTCSDIRRRGGRLAATDVRIRVRDGDRTVVTGGGHLGISTPRVYQRLRGAHFPPALATLAVPVPHRLVGRDRPAHVVLAPTPVSGRWQLRADTRNTTLFGRAIDHYPGLVLVEAAHQAARALLSPAPFYPASFTIDFHRYVEFAPPCWVEAHTVPSLVPGGTAVRVTGHQDGTPAFSASLTSAAP, via the coding sequence ATGAACCGGACGCCCGTTACCGACGGCCCGAGAGCCGCCGACATGCCGGAGAGAGCCGAGGAGCCCATCGGCTCCGAGCCGGCCGGAGGGGTACCGAAGGATCTGGTGCACCGGGCCCACACCGCCGATGTGCTGCTGACCGCCTGGGAGGACCTGGGAGACGGACTCTTCACCGTGCGGGCGAAGTGGCCGGGCACCCACGACTTCTTCGCCCCCCTACACGGGAAACACGACCCCGTACTCATCGTGGAAACACTGCGGCAGAGCGCGATACTACTGTGCCACGCCGCATTCGCCGTCCCGCTCGACCACCACTTCCACATGGAGGATCTCCACTATCGCTCCCACCCCGAGTTCCTCGATGTACCGGACGGCACCACCGAGTTACACCTGGACGTGACCTGCTCCGACATACGGCGCCGTGGCGGGCGCCTGGCCGCCACCGACGTGCGAATACGCGTCAGGGACGGCGACCGTACGGTCGTCACAGGGGGTGGCCACCTCGGCATCTCCACCCCCCGCGTCTACCAGCGGCTCCGCGGCGCGCACTTCCCTCCCGCGCTGGCCACCCTGGCGGTTCCCGTCCCGCACCGGCTCGTCGGGCGCGACCGTCCCGCACACGTGGTCCTGGCCCCCACCCCCGTGTCCGGGCGCTGGCAGCTGCGGGCCGACACCAGGAACACCACCCTGTTCGGCCGGGCCATCGACCACTACCCGGGCCTGGTCCTGGTCGAGGCCGCGCACCAGGCAGCCAGGGCCCTGCTCTCGCCGGCTCCTTTCTATCCGGCGTCGTTCACCATCGACTTCCATCGTTACGTGGAGTTCGCCCCGCCCTGCTGGGTGGAGGCCCACACCGTTCCCTCCCTGGTCCCTGGCGGCACCGCGGTGCGGGTCACCGGCCACCAGGACGGCACGCCCGCCTTCTCCGCCTCGCTCACCAGCGCGGCACCCTGA
- a CDS encoding CGNR zinc finger domain-containing protein translates to MTEVDPRPFVGEPLALDLLNTRWQEDGRQKDLLDTPAGLRLWLGGHGLAERFTADAASLEAVRATRSALAAAVTEPDSPEAARQVDEILDHGRIRPTLTAEGPGEHAEFADPVWGAAWTVAHDYLRLLATVPDRIRLCDQPDCIRYFLDTSRNGTRRWCSMALCGNRAKVARHYARNRESRA, encoded by the coding sequence ATGACCGAGGTCGACCCTCGTCCGTTCGTCGGCGAACCCCTCGCCCTCGATCTGCTGAACACCAGATGGCAGGAGGACGGACGGCAGAAGGATCTGCTGGACACCCCAGCCGGCCTGCGATTGTGGCTGGGCGGCCACGGACTGGCCGAACGCTTCACCGCGGACGCCGCGTCACTGGAAGCGGTCCGCGCCACCCGAAGCGCGCTGGCCGCGGCCGTCACCGAACCGGACTCACCCGAGGCGGCCCGGCAGGTCGACGAGATCCTGGACCACGGCCGTATCCGGCCGACACTGACTGCCGAAGGACCCGGTGAGCACGCCGAGTTCGCGGATCCGGTCTGGGGTGCGGCGTGGACGGTCGCCCACGACTATCTGCGCCTGCTGGCCACGGTTCCGGATCGGATCAGGCTCTGCGACCAGCCGGACTGCATCCGGTACTTCCTCGACACATCCCGCAACGGCACCCGGCGTTGGTGCTCCATGGCCCTGTGCGGGAATCGTGCCAAGGTGGCCCGCCACTACGCCCGGAACCGCGAGTCTCGTGCGTGA
- a CDS encoding flavin reductase family protein: MGELSAANRPAVAVEDDLRSVMRNFATGVCVVSTFSDAGSTRRHNALTINSLTSLSLDPPLVSLSIRSDSTFLDDLMESRVWSFSILDGGGEDLARIFARPAEDRVKALRSLPTEPGPQTGALLLDSAAWMECRYRDHLTVGDHLLIVGEVVGAGVRDKGSSLVFLGGEFHRMGRRAI, translated from the coding sequence ATGGGTGAGCTGTCAGCGGCTAATCGTCCAGCGGTTGCCGTGGAAGACGACCTGCGTTCCGTCATGCGCAATTTCGCCACCGGCGTGTGCGTGGTGAGCACGTTCTCCGACGCGGGATCCACGCGACGGCACAATGCGCTGACGATCAACTCGTTGACGTCCCTCTCACTGGACCCACCGCTGGTGTCGCTGAGCATCCGCAGTGATTCCACGTTCCTCGACGATCTGATGGAGTCCCGGGTCTGGTCCTTTTCCATTCTGGACGGCGGCGGCGAGGACCTCGCCCGGATCTTCGCCCGACCTGCCGAGGACCGCGTCAAGGCCCTTCGCAGCCTGCCCACGGAGCCGGGCCCGCAGACGGGTGCGCTGCTCCTGGACTCCGCGGCCTGGATGGAGTGCCGCTACCGGGATCATCTGACGGTCGGTGACCACCTGCTCATCGTCGGTGAGGTCGTCGGCGCCGGAGTGCGCGACAAGGGGTCGTCCCTGGTGTTCCTGGGCGGTGAATTCCACCGCATGGGTCGGCGCGCGATATGA
- a CDS encoding class I SAM-dependent methyltransferase — protein MRGDFRNLAAETEFLSSLAPAGGRVLDLGCGTGTNLRELGARGFTCLGADQSARFTAYARGVGGEGVEYVHERAETFTTDDRFDLIYSIFMTLNYLPRAELRGVLRKVRNLLLPGGHVVLEFGHLLNFVEGFQQHTVAHHRSDDGVLITRLARQSINPHAANWRNEETLLVRERDGQVSMYDNFFDQAVLTGPEVRELLADAGLRITAEYGGFRKEPVPFHGRGPLVIVATAKGDESK, from the coding sequence ATGCGGGGTGATTTTCGCAACCTTGCTGCGGAAACGGAATTCCTGTCCTCCCTCGCGCCGGCGGGCGGACGCGTCCTCGATCTGGGCTGCGGGACGGGGACCAACCTCCGGGAGCTCGGCGCGCGGGGGTTCACGTGCCTTGGAGCAGACCAGAGTGCCCGTTTCACGGCGTACGCACGCGGGGTCGGTGGTGAGGGCGTCGAATATGTGCACGAGCGGGCCGAGACCTTCACCACCGACGACCGTTTCGATCTCATCTACAGCATCTTCATGACGCTCAACTATCTGCCGCGCGCAGAGCTGCGCGGCGTGCTGCGGAAGGTGCGGAATCTGCTCCTGCCCGGCGGCCATGTGGTGCTGGAGTTCGGTCATTTGCTGAACTTCGTGGAAGGTTTTCAGCAGCACACGGTGGCCCACCACCGCAGTGACGACGGAGTGCTGATCACCCGGCTCGCCCGTCAGTCGATCAACCCGCACGCGGCGAACTGGCGCAACGAGGAGACCCTGCTCGTCCGCGAGCGCGACGGCCAGGTGTCCATGTACGACAACTTCTTCGACCAGGCGGTCCTCACCGGTCCGGAGGTGCGGGAGCTGCTGGCCGACGCCGGGCTCCGGATCACCGCGGAGTACGGCGGCTTCCGCAAGGAGCCGGTGCCGTTCCACGGGCGCGGCCCCCTGGTGATCGTGGCGACCGCGAAGGGGGACGAGTCGAAATGA
- a CDS encoding ScbR family autoregulator-binding transcription factor, producing MTQQERAIRTRELILKAAGAVFAERGYDGATISDVYSRAGLTKGAFYFHFSSKEELAEAILEVQVSAGTYPIVPRPLKLQELVDAGFVFGHRLMHDQMLQGSVSLSLERGTHQLDRRRPFLAWADHNLAGLSEASEQGELYSWVDLRAVAELMVGAFSGIQMLSHVLTDREDLTQRLSVLLEQLLPTIALPGVMARLDLAADRGVRVLAEAAASAVAQGDTPS from the coding sequence GTGACTCAGCAGGAACGTGCGATCAGGACTCGGGAGTTGATCCTCAAAGCGGCCGGAGCCGTCTTCGCCGAACGGGGATATGACGGCGCGACCATCTCCGACGTCTACTCGCGGGCCGGGCTGACCAAAGGCGCGTTCTATTTCCACTTCTCCTCCAAGGAGGAGCTCGCGGAGGCGATCCTGGAGGTGCAGGTGAGCGCCGGGACCTACCCCATCGTGCCGCGCCCCCTGAAGCTCCAGGAGCTGGTGGACGCCGGGTTCGTCTTCGGGCACCGCCTCATGCACGACCAGATGCTCCAGGGCAGCGTCAGCCTGTCGTTGGAGCGAGGAACGCACCAACTGGACCGCAGAAGGCCCTTCCTGGCCTGGGCCGACCACAATCTGGCGGGGCTGTCGGAGGCGAGCGAACAGGGTGAGCTCTATTCGTGGGTCGACCTGAGGGCCGTCGCCGAGCTCATGGTCGGCGCCTTCTCCGGGATCCAGATGCTCTCCCATGTGCTGACCGACCGCGAGGATCTGACGCAGCGGCTGTCGGTGCTCCTCGAACAGCTGTTGCCGACCATCGCGCTCCCCGGCGTCATGGCGCGGCTCGACCTCGCCGCCGACCGGGGCGTACGCGTGCTGGCCGAGGCGGCGGCGTCGGCCGTCGCCCAGGGTGACACACCCTCGTGA
- a CDS encoding acyl-CoA dehydrogenase family protein, with protein sequence MTVTETLDPMTGGEHAPASAAEILARARAAAPLLRERSEEIARNRRLPEDVVQLVRGTGVFRIGMPKEWGGPELTFAEQTEVIEALSYGDSAAGWCAMIGMDTWIYAGYLDEAVVKEMLANPDAITAGLIFPVGRADRVPGGYRVNGRWPFGSGVTHADWVVGGCVVHSDGKPEPGVGGAPVNWRLVMARREEFETVDTWHTTGLAGSGSMDYQATDLFVPEERSFDFTTPRGSGPLSAPDAFLGNVPGVPLGVARAALDHVRELAVDRVERATGTPWSESYRVQTTIGQAEMELSAARYAVYGTLEELWERLESGVQPTSDQQVSSALARVNAFRTARSIVSRLSDLVGTASIYQTSPLDRWLRDLHTMCQHILAQEQIVQSAGAHLLGGTPQAPFPLGLKG encoded by the coding sequence ATGACTGTGACGGAGACTCTCGATCCCATGACGGGTGGCGAGCACGCCCCTGCCTCCGCGGCGGAGATCCTGGCGAGGGCACGGGCCGCGGCCCCGCTGCTGCGCGAGCGTTCCGAGGAGATAGCGCGCAACCGGCGCCTGCCGGAGGACGTGGTCCAACTGGTGCGCGGCACCGGCGTCTTCCGCATCGGAATGCCGAAGGAATGGGGCGGTCCGGAACTGACCTTCGCGGAGCAGACCGAGGTCATCGAGGCGCTCTCCTACGGCGACTCGGCCGCCGGTTGGTGCGCGATGATCGGCATGGACACCTGGATCTACGCGGGCTACCTGGACGAGGCGGTCGTCAAGGAGATGCTCGCCAACCCGGACGCGATCACCGCCGGCCTGATCTTCCCGGTCGGCCGCGCCGACCGGGTTCCGGGCGGCTACCGGGTCAACGGCCGCTGGCCCTTCGGCAGCGGTGTCACCCACGCGGACTGGGTCGTCGGCGGCTGTGTGGTGCACTCCGACGGCAAGCCCGAGCCGGGCGTGGGCGGCGCCCCCGTGAACTGGCGACTGGTGATGGCCCGTCGCGAGGAGTTCGAGACTGTCGACACCTGGCACACCACCGGCCTGGCCGGCAGCGGCAGCATGGACTACCAGGCCACCGATCTGTTCGTGCCCGAAGAGCGCTCGTTCGACTTCACCACCCCGCGCGGTTCCGGACCGCTATCCGCCCCGGACGCGTTCCTGGGCAATGTGCCAGGTGTGCCGCTCGGCGTCGCCCGCGCCGCGCTCGACCACGTGCGCGAGCTGGCCGTCGACCGCGTCGAGCGGGCCACCGGCACACCGTGGTCGGAGAGTTACCGGGTGCAGACCACCATCGGGCAGGCCGAGATGGAGCTGTCCGCGGCCCGCTACGCGGTCTACGGCACGCTCGAGGAGCTGTGGGAGCGACTGGAGTCGGGTGTCCAGCCGACCTCCGACCAGCAGGTCTCCTCTGCACTCGCCCGCGTCAACGCCTTCCGGACGGCCCGGTCCATCGTCTCCCGGCTCTCCGACCTCGTCGGAACGGCCTCGATCTACCAGACCTCCCCGCTCGACCGCTGGCTCCGCGACCTGCACACGATGTGCCAGCACATCCTCGCCCAGGAGCAGATCGTGCAGTCGGCGGGGGCCCATCTCCTCGGCGGAACGCCGCAGGCACCCTTCCCCCTCGGGCTCAAGGGATAA